The Drosophila nasuta strain 15112-1781.00 chromosome 2R, ASM2355853v1, whole genome shotgun sequence genome segment AAAATCTGTCTTGAGTGCTTCTTATCAGCAGTGCTTCCTCTTCACGATTCTTATCATATACAGCGTacttaatatttcatataccCTCCAATTTTGGGAAGggtatttattacaaaaatattgtagttgTAGATAACAAAATTGTCTAAATcgaaaatttttaaagaatctaagaatttacaaaatacatatcagaatttacaaaaattacgAAATCTAATATAATTGCAgtttcatataaataaatttaacctGATTAATTGAATATGAACCATTTGCGCTTGGATTATCACTTAAGCAATGTACAGGGTATTTTATAGTCCAGCTTCAATATTAAAGTGCGTTGATTAATGGAAAAGTGTTTGACACACGATTAACACAAAATTCACACGCTTGATAGCacaaaaacataacaaataaaataaaactgttatatttttaagtttcatCAAACGGCGAGCTAGATAAACCGGACaacgaaaaatgaaattaagatCTGATGCAAATTAAACACTCAAATAATGACATGCAGTTATTGCCggcaaaatacaacaaaataaaataaaactaaaacttttTCACATTTACATGCATCACATACATTCTTATGACTCTCTTGAGCGCGATTGTCTTAAACTGAGCCTGATAACCTGAGATTTTATACTGAGTGTGTTTACTGAGAGGCTTAGACTATAACCTGTATATTTCACATATAATACAGatgcaaaaattgtttacgtatgtatatgaatatcTATGTGTGCTAGTATTAATATCAATTGAGTTATTAGCTGTGGGGAAATAACATCGGGTTGCTATATAAATCCCAAGTCGTGAAGTAAGATCTAGTAATATTTTGTCTGTAAGGAAGATAGCAAGTGcttgataaaaattgtatatataaaatcatatAATCCAAAGGTATGGAATTATAGAATTTTCAGTGCGGATCACAAGGATAATGGAATAACTAGGATAACCCAACAGCTTTCGAAGTCAATGTATTCGTGCATGTTTGAGATAGCAAAAGATCTAGTGACTTACTAACTGGGAATACAGGCAAAGTTTACCAACAATTTCACAACAATCCACGATAAGACAAGGAAAATAAAAGTAGCACTGATAACTCTACACGAAGTGGGCCTGACCACTGCCAACATGCGAAGTGCTGATCAACGAATAGTTCAATCAATCGCGAACCGGCAGCGGAAAAGCAACACAGAAGTTGCAGTTCAACTTAGACAGGACTaaatatattccaaattattttACAGCAATGACAGCTAATAACAGCTATGTGAGACCAGCAGATTTCATTGATCCTGGCCAGCCATCGCGATGCACCTGGCATCTGGGCACCAAGGAGGAGACGCCTCACACGCAACGTGGCATCGCGCATCCTCAGAAGATTACGCCAGACATCCTGCAGACCATTGGCTGCACTCCACTCGTCAGACTCAACAACATACCCACCAAGGAGGGCATTCAGTGTGAGATGTGTAAGTAGAGTGATATAATTATATTGCCACAGTCACGTCATCATCACGTTTCCAATGTGCTAATCGCGTTAATTGAATTCGTATCTTTGATTAGTTGCCAAGTGTGAGTTCATGAATCCGGGTGGCTCAGTGAAGGATCGCATTGCCTATCGCATGATACAGGATGCGGAGGACAAAGGACTGCTGAAGCCAGGCTACACCATCATTGAGCCCACGTCGGGCAACACGGGCATTGGCCTGGCCATGGCCTGTGCCGTCAAGGGCTACAAGTGCATCATAGTCATGCCCGAAAGGATGTCCAATGAGCGAGTCTACATACTACATGCTCTGGGCGCGCAAGTTGTACGCACTCCCAACGAGGCGCCCTACGATTCGGCGGAGGGTCTTCATTACGTGGCCCAACGGCTGCAGCGTGAAACACCCAACTCGATTGTTCTAGATCAGTTTCGTAACGCTGGCAATCCGCTGGCACATTATGACGGCACAGCTGCCGAAATACTCTGGCAGTTGGACAATAAGGTGGACATGGTGGTGCTTTGTACTGGCACAGTGGGCACCATCACTGGCATTGGCCGCAAAATCAAGGAGCAGGCTCCCAATTGTCGTGTAATTGGCGTCGATCCTTATGGCTCCGTGCTGGCTCGCCCCATGGAGATCAACAAGACTGATGTGCTGTCCTACGAGGTGGAGGGAATTGGCTACAAGTTTCCACCAACAGTCTATGATGGCACGGTTATCGATGAATGGGTCAAAGTCTATGATCTTGACATTTTTCCTTTGAGTCGTCGCCTCATTGCTGAGGAGGGTTTGCTCTGCGGTGGTTCCAGTGGTGGCGCTATGTTTGCAGCCTTGAAGTGTGCACGCTCCTTGAAGGCTGGCCAGCGTTGTGTGGTGATCCTTGCAGATGGAGTTCGAAACTACATGTCCCGGTTTGTATCAGACAACTGGATGGAGGCACGTGGCTTCAAGCAACTCGACAATCCTCATCGACACTGGTGGTGGGATGTCCCCATATCAAAATTAAAGCTGTCCAGTCCTGTTACCACGCTGCAGTCCAACACAACAATGGGCCAGGCTATTGAAATAATGCAACGGCATGGCGTGGATCAGCTGCCTATGGTTGACCAACAAACTGGGTATGttacataaacattcaagtgGTTCGATCGCCTTCTTATTTCATCATCCATTTGCAGAGCTGTTTTGGGCGTGGTGGGTCAAGAGACGCTCCTCAATCAGCTGGTCAGCATGAATCGGCAACTGGATGAGCCTGCTTTGAAGGCGATTAACAAACGTGTCGTTCGCCTGCCAGAGAGTGACATAGTTGGCAAGCTGGCACGTGTACTGGAAGTGGATCCCAGTGTGCTGGTTGTCGGGCAGAACGAGAAGATCTTGGCAGTTGTTACCAAAGCAGACATTATTGCCTATATATCCAATGGCAACTCCGTTCCTTGAAATTCTTGGTAGAGAAATAAATTACTAACTCAGCAGAGAAATACTTATTAAGAGACTTCATTCGAGGGAGTGTCATTAATTGAGGATAATAGAAAGAAATAAAGTATGTGTGCCATCTACAAAATTCGTATCACCGACCGATAAGTTGCGCAACAAAAACTTTTCCTACTTTTCCTACAATTACAGTTGTTATCGGTCGTTGTGTGAAGACCCCAAGATTAAGCTAATCAGcatatttataacaatttaagAAGGAACATCGCTCGTTGATATCAGTCTAAATATTGACTGTAAATTCAAAACAGttgtaataataaagtaaatgaTAAGATAATTGGTTTTCCATTTGTGTCGGCCCATAATTGTCTGAGTTTGTTATCTGAGTATTGATATAAACTTGCTTGTTTATTATCCTCTTGACAAATATTGACCAAACTCAAATGTGCTGCGATAATACGATGAAAAtatggcaaattaaataagCTACTAAAATAAACTATGGAAGGTAATGATTCAGTTCTTTGCTTAGCTCTAGACAACTGTTACATCCTTTTTTGCTATTTACTGATCAACAAGTAGTGGACTCTGGCAATggataaatatgatttataatataccaacacgattccaaattatataaacagaTGCTTTTTAAAATTCCCAGCACTTATATAATTAAACTACGTCTTTGCTAACTATAGTTGATTACATTTATCTTAGTAATATTTTATCCAATTGAATCTTGCTTCTTGGGCACTATGCGAAGAGCTTCCAGTTTATTGTGAGACTTGGTGGTGAGATGATGCTGATAATGCTTTTGCAGCTTAAAGCTTTGCTCGCAAATTTCACAATTGTAATCACGACTCATCGTATGAACCATTTGATGGGCTCTGCAGTCACCTTTGGTCACAAATGATTTGTCGCAATATTCACATTGAAATGGCCGCTGACTCCCATCCATATGCACTCTGCAAatagtaatttaattattagtAAAGACTAATGATTATATCAATAATTTGTTGGAGTGAATCTTACCTTTCGTGGGTGCTGCGATTGCTGCAATGGCGAAAGGATTTTCCACAGGTATAACGGCAAGGATACGGACGTACATTGTCATGCGTTCGCTTATGATTATTCAGTTCCGCAGTTGTGGAAAAAGCAGCGCTGCATAATTTACACTTGTGAGGTCGAGTCCCGGCGTGCCGTACGATGTGGTTACGCAGATTGAATCCAGTTGTGAAGTTCTTTCCACAAATGTGACAGATGTGCTCATCAGCCACACCATGAATTCGTCTTTTGTGCTTCTTAAGGAAGTGCCTGCTGTGAAACTTTTGACCGCATTCCTCGCACTTGTAGCCAAAATGCACGCCGATGCTCTTCAGATGCTCGACAAGCGGTGCCGAGTACTTGAAATCATGTCCACAATGTTTGCACACAAATCTGTAAAAAGCTTAAATACTCTGGATATTCGATTCAAATGATTAGAATACAAACCTCGTATGAAGCTGCATGTTGTGCGTCTGATGCATATGCATTTTGAGTAGATCTTGGCTAGTGAAAGTCAATCCACACTCATGACACTGCAATTTCAAAGTGTTGTCatctttttttagtatatttttattggtaGGCGGTGCTGTTGGAAGTGGCAATGGCTGCACATCAACTTCTTCGTAATACTCTTCATTATCTGATATATCAATATCCTCTAATCGTACTTCATCTGTTTTCAAGTGTTCTTCGCTTGCTCTGTCTTGGGTAATGCTTAACGACTCTGGATAATCCATTTCTTCGGACTCCTCCTTCATGTGTACATTGATGACGATCTGAGACTGTGCGTCAATGCATGATCTGCGAAATTCAATAGACATCTCCAGATGTTGCTGGCAGAGACTGCAGATGAAATCGGAATGGTCGTCATCTTGTGTTAGCTGCACAAACagaaattgttataaatttacattggGTTTCAGGGCCTCAGCTTACCAGCAGATCTGTCAGCTCCTTGATATCTTGCAGTATTGTATTGTTGTGAGGATCAAAGAGGTTTTGAGAAGTTTGAGCATCTTCTATTGGCTGTACACACGTTCGGCATAGCACTTCATCCATAACGAtctttggttgctgctgcatttctTTCGAAGAACTTGTTAAATAGTAAATATCTTCGTCGA includes the following:
- the LOC132786199 gene encoding cystathionine beta-synthase-like protein, translating into MTANNSYVRPADFIDPGQPSRCTWHLGTKEETPHTQRGIAHPQKITPDILQTIGCTPLVRLNNIPTKEGIQCEMFAKCEFMNPGGSVKDRIAYRMIQDAEDKGLLKPGYTIIEPTSGNTGIGLAMACAVKGYKCIIVMPERMSNERVYILHALGAQVVRTPNEAPYDSAEGLHYVAQRLQRETPNSIVLDQFRNAGNPLAHYDGTAAEILWQLDNKVDMVVLCTGTVGTITGIGRKIKEQAPNCRVIGVDPYGSVLARPMEINKTDVLSYEVEGIGYKFPPTVYDGTVIDEWVKVYDLDIFPLSRRLIAEEGLLCGGSSGGAMFAALKCARSLKAGQRCVVILADGVRNYMSRFVSDNWMEARGFKQLDNPHRHWWWDVPISKLKLSSPVTTLQSNTTMGQAIEIMQRHGVDQLPMVDQQTGAVLGVVGQETLLNQLVSMNRQLDEPALKAINKRVVRLPESDIVGKLARVLEVDPSVLVVGQNEKILAVVTKADIIAYISNGNSVP
- the LOC132786196 gene encoding zinc finger protein 529-like produces the protein MKETCTNRGAHRKRLLRFEKNDKIRLIAAVRLRRLLWDMRDSEHKDLTCVKEAWQSVGAEMGRESNECKVAWRSLRQSYRYHCKAANSRFNVDGDSDDDVDKGDVDPLETPDIHWEFASHMVFLQEMSRKRSDSTLDETPSTDSIVEDYTDMEYLENYDIAEGDNEENEQEEYPAEDELDEDIYYLTSSSKEMQQQPKIVMDEVLCRTCVQPIEDAQTSQNLFDPHNNTILQDIKELTDLLLTQDDDHSDFICSLCQQHLEMSIEFRRSCIDAQSQIVINVHMKEESEEMDYPESLSITQDRASEEHLKTDEVRLEDIDISDNEEYYEEVDVQPLPLPTAPPTNKNILKKDDNTLKLQCHECGLTFTSQDLLKMHMHQTHNMQLHTRFVCKHCGHDFKYSAPLVEHLKSIGVHFGYKCEECGQKFHSRHFLKKHKRRIHGVADEHICHICGKNFTTGFNLRNHIVRHAGTRPHKCKLCSAAFSTTAELNNHKRTHDNVRPYPCRYTCGKSFRHCSNRSTHERVHMDGSQRPFQCEYCDKSFVTKGDCRAHQMVHTMSRDYNCEICEQSFKLQKHYQHHLTTKSHNKLEALRIVPKKQDSIG